From the Bacillus tuaregi genome, one window contains:
- the cas1c gene encoding type I-C CRISPR-associated endonuclease Cas1c has product MKKLLNTLFITQPDVYLALEGDNIVLLKDQEKLGRLPLHNLESIVTFGYIGASPALMGYCAERNISIVFLTMNGRFLARVIGKSKGNVILRKIQYRLSDDETKSAKIARNFIVGKVYNQKWMIERMTRDYPLRIDVTHFKQISKHLSSIILDIRECEDLERLRGLEGQAAISYNQIFNHMILQQKDDFSFKIRSKRPPLDNVNAMLSFAYTLLANDVAAALEGVGLDAYVGFLHRDRPGRVSLALDVMEELRGVYADRFVLSLINKKVVNSGDFIKKENGAVLMTDEARRKFLAAWQNRKQEKMTHPFLGEKITWGLVPHVQALLLARYLRNDLDEYPPFLWK; this is encoded by the coding sequence ATGAAAAAGCTCTTAAATACTTTATTTATCACACAACCTGATGTTTATTTAGCTCTAGAAGGTGACAATATTGTCCTTCTTAAGGATCAGGAGAAGTTAGGACGGCTGCCGCTGCATAATTTAGAATCAATTGTCACCTTCGGGTATATAGGTGCTAGCCCGGCATTAATGGGATATTGCGCTGAAAGGAATATTTCCATCGTATTTCTCACTATGAACGGAAGGTTTCTCGCTCGGGTAATAGGTAAAAGCAAGGGGAATGTAATCTTAAGAAAGATTCAATACCGATTATCAGATGATGAAACAAAGTCAGCAAAAATTGCCCGTAACTTTATTGTTGGGAAGGTTTATAATCAGAAATGGATGATTGAGAGAATGACGAGAGATTATCCATTACGGATTGATGTGACTCATTTTAAACAGATTTCTAAGCATCTATCGTCCATCATTCTTGATATTAGAGAGTGCGAGGATTTGGAAAGGTTAAGAGGTTTAGAAGGACAAGCTGCTATAAGCTATAATCAAATATTTAACCATATGATTTTACAGCAAAAAGATGATTTCTCTTTTAAAATTCGCTCGAAAAGACCACCATTAGATAATGTGAATGCCATGCTGTCATTTGCCTATACTTTATTGGCAAATGATGTGGCGGCTGCATTAGAAGGTGTGGGTTTGGACGCCTATGTAGGGTTCTTACACCGTGATCGACCGGGAAGAGTGTCGTTAGCTTTAGATGTTATGGAAGAGTTACGTGGTGTATATGCTGATCGATTTGTCCTATCTTTAATTAATAAAAAGGTTGTCAACAGTGGAGATTTTATTAAGAAGGAAAACGGGGCTGTTCTTATGACAGATGAAGCTAGGAGGAAATTTCTAGCTGCCTGGCAAAATAGAAAGCAAGAAAAAATGACCCATCCCTTTTTAGGAGAAAAAATAACATGGGGATTAGTGCCACATGTGCAAGCTCTGTTGTTGGCTCGCTATTTACGTAATGATTTAGATGAGTACCCGCCATTCTTATGGAAGTAG
- the cas7c gene encoding type I-C CRISPR-associated protein Cas7/Csd2, which produces MTTLDHKVDFAVVLSVTKANPNGDPLNGNRPRQNYDGHGEISDVAIKRKIRNRLQDMGESIFVQSNDRNTDHLKSLRERADANPELQKLLKTKNSSNEDFASIACQEWIDVRSFGQVFAFKGSGSGSGVSVGVRGPVSIHTATSVAPIDITSMQITKSVNSEPGKEKGSDTMGMKHRVDFGVYVFYGSINTQLAEKTGFTNEDAKKIKQTLITLFENDASAARPEGSMEVNKVYWWEHNSKLGQYSSAKVHRLLEVKQMVEEPRSINDYNITLNELEGLKVDVLDGL; this is translated from the coding sequence ATGACGACTTTAGATCATAAAGTAGATTTTGCTGTTGTTTTGTCTGTTACAAAAGCTAATCCCAATGGAGATCCGTTAAATGGAAATCGTCCGAGACAGAATTATGATGGACATGGTGAAATTTCAGATGTAGCTATTAAGAGAAAAATTAGAAACCGGCTGCAGGATATGGGAGAATCTATTTTTGTTCAATCAAATGACAGAAATACAGATCATCTAAAAAGCTTACGTGAACGTGCTGATGCTAATCCTGAGTTACAAAAACTATTAAAAACAAAAAATAGTTCAAATGAGGACTTTGCCAGTATTGCTTGTCAGGAATGGATTGATGTAAGGAGTTTTGGTCAGGTCTTTGCATTTAAGGGGTCTGGATCTGGATCCGGTGTTTCTGTAGGTGTTAGAGGACCTGTGTCCATCCATACCGCTACGAGTGTAGCCCCAATTGATATTACAAGTATGCAAATTACTAAAAGTGTTAATTCCGAGCCTGGAAAGGAAAAAGGTTCAGATACCATGGGGATGAAGCATCGTGTCGACTTTGGGGTTTACGTTTTTTACGGTAGTATCAATACACAGTTAGCTGAAAAAACTGGGTTTACGAATGAAGATGCTAAAAAAATTAAACAAACCCTGATAACTCTATTTGAAAATGACGCTTCGGCTGCAAGACCAGAGGGAAGTATGGAAGTAAATAAGGTATATTGGTGGGAGCATAATTCAAAGCTTGGTCAATATTCTTCAGCAAAGGTTCACCGGCTACTAGAGGTAAAACAGATGGTTGAAGAGCCAAGGTCGATTAATGACTATAATATCACTTTAAATGAATTAGAGGGCTTGAAGGTAGATGTCCTAGATGGACTATGA
- a CDS encoding flavocytochrome c — protein sequence MKKYVVFFLSILLCLSLVACGTSSNDSGNTASDSSSWKAGTYTASAKGMNGDVKVEVVLDESSIKSVKVLEHQESEGISDPAIEKIPQQIVDAQGLGIDTVSGASFTSKAILEAVTIALKEAGADVDALKKIKGDSSTANKDIETAYDVVVIGGGGAGLTSAITAAENGAKVVVLEKMPAVGGNTLISGGEMAAPGNWLQEKEGIEDSTDLFYEDILKGGDNESDPALIRVIADNALNEAIWLKDEVGVVWEDYMLFFGGHSVKRSLVPKNASGVELITKLEAKAKEMGITILTDTKASALIANSDDKETINAVEAEMNGDTVIFTAAKGVVLASGGFGANIDMRVKYNPEMDDKILSTTSAGSTGDGIVMAEAIGAQLDDMSFIQTYPTCDPETGRLLYVGDVRLEGRSILVNKEGKRFVEELERRDVISKATTETSDGYSYMFWDQASMVASKVDVKHKHEYDSLIDRGLLVKADTIDEAAKHFGIDAEALKETVKNYNEYAKNGKDLEFNKRGELVAFTDGPYYIMKSIPAVHHTMGGVKINPDAQVINTTGDIIKGLYAAGEVTGNIHGTNRLGSDAIADIIVFGRVAGKNAAEGK from the coding sequence ATGAAGAAATATGTAGTGTTTTTTCTAAGCATTTTACTGTGTCTTTCATTAGTTGCCTGTGGTACGAGCTCTAATGATAGCGGTAACACTGCGAGCGATTCATCCAGTTGGAAAGCAGGCACCTATACTGCTTCTGCAAAAGGGATGAATGGTGATGTAAAGGTAGAGGTTGTTTTAGACGAATCATCAATTAAGAGTGTAAAGGTATTAGAGCATCAAGAAAGTGAAGGAATTTCTGATCCTGCAATTGAAAAGATTCCTCAGCAAATCGTTGACGCTCAAGGCTTAGGAATAGATACGGTTTCCGGTGCTTCTTTTACAAGCAAAGCCATTTTGGAGGCGGTAACCATTGCATTAAAAGAAGCTGGTGCAGATGTTGACGCTCTTAAGAAAATTAAAGGGGATTCATCTACAGCTAATAAGGATATTGAAACGGCTTATGATGTTGTTGTCATTGGAGGAGGCGGAGCTGGTTTAACCTCAGCTATTACCGCTGCAGAAAATGGTGCAAAAGTGGTTGTGCTTGAAAAAATGCCTGCAGTTGGAGGAAATACCCTGATATCAGGTGGTGAAATGGCTGCTCCTGGTAACTGGCTTCAGGAAAAAGAAGGTATTGAGGACAGCACTGATTTATTTTACGAGGATATTTTAAAGGGCGGAGATAATGAAAGTGACCCTGCTCTAATCAGAGTAATTGCTGATAATGCTCTAAATGAAGCCATCTGGCTTAAAGATGAAGTAGGAGTGGTATGGGAAGACTATATGTTATTCTTTGGAGGCCACTCGGTAAAAAGAAGCTTAGTACCAAAAAATGCTTCAGGTGTAGAGCTTATCACGAAGCTTGAGGCAAAGGCAAAGGAAATGGGAATCACCATTTTAACGGATACAAAAGCATCAGCACTCATCGCAAATAGTGATGATAAAGAAACCATCAACGCTGTAGAAGCTGAAATGAATGGTGACACAGTTATCTTTACTGCTGCAAAAGGTGTTGTTCTAGCATCTGGTGGCTTTGGTGCGAACATTGATATGCGTGTTAAATATAATCCTGAAATGGATGATAAAATTCTTTCTACTACATCAGCTGGCAGTACTGGTGACGGTATTGTGATGGCTGAAGCAATTGGTGCTCAATTAGACGACATGTCATTTATTCAAACCTATCCTACCTGTGACCCAGAAACAGGGCGTTTATTATATGTAGGTGATGTTCGCTTGGAAGGCCGCTCTATCCTAGTGAATAAAGAAGGGAAGCGTTTTGTTGAAGAACTAGAGCGCCGCGATGTTATTTCAAAAGCGACTACAGAAACTAGCGATGGCTATTCCTACATGTTCTGGGATCAAGCCAGCATGGTTGCTAGTAAAGTAGATGTAAAACATAAGCATGAATATGATAGTCTAATCGACCGCGGACTGCTAGTAAAAGCAGATACAATTGACGAAGCTGCTAAACATTTCGGTATCGATGCAGAGGCTTTAAAAGAAACAGTAAAGAACTATAATGAATATGCGAAGAATGGAAAAGACCTAGAATTTAATAAACGTGGTGAATTGGTAGCTTTCACAGATGGTCCTTATTACATCATGAAATCCATTCCAGCCGTACACCACACAATGGGTGGAGTAAAAATTAATCCAGATGCACAGGTCATCAATACAACTGGCGATATCATTAAAGGTCTGTATGCTGCCGGTGAAGTGACTGGAAATATCCATGGAACGAACCGTTTAGGATCAGATGCAATTGCTGATATCATTGTTTTTGGCCGAGTTGCTGGTAAAAATGCTGCGGAGGGTAAATAA
- the cas2 gene encoding CRISPR-associated endonuclease Cas2 translates to MLLLITYDVSTVDSTGRKRLRKVAKICQNYGQRVQNSVFECNVDATQMVILKMELSKIIDKEKDSLRFYQLGNNYKNKVEHIGVKESLDLEGPLIF, encoded by the coding sequence ATGCTATTGTTAATTACGTACGATGTAAGCACAGTGGATAGTACAGGCAGAAAAAGGTTACGAAAGGTAGCGAAAATTTGTCAAAATTACGGTCAGCGTGTTCAGAATTCAGTTTTTGAATGTAATGTCGATGCCACGCAAATGGTTATTTTAAAAATGGAGCTATCAAAGATAATAGATAAAGAGAAGGATAGTCTTCGGTTCTATCAGTTAGGTAATAATTATAAAAACAAGGTCGAGCACATTGGCGTCAAGGAATCCCTTGACTTAGAAGGTCCGTTGATTTTCTAG
- the cas8c gene encoding type I-C CRISPR-associated protein Cas8c/Csd1: MSWLLNLYETYESNLGQVGLIEQKYNGQDFTLLPISHTTQNAHIEVEITEEGEFHSASVIDKNAASTLIPCTEESSNRAGSKIAPYPLHDKLSYVAGDFISYGGKIKKEEPFTYYIAQLKEWADSPYSIDKVKSIYRYLAKRCLIKDLVENKVLFVDVKNQLIDKWDKKYESIHGERPQVFSVINGGIESAFIRFNVYSSEKVLTKVWKDPEMYESFIRFYRNMLGNEDLCYVTGKMLPSTDKHANKIRGSFDKAKLISANDTSGFTFRGRFKIGNEVASISYEVSQKAHNALKWLINRQGKTIDQRIFLVWGNDEPDIPGLTEDTWDLYSLTSTTINNRTRTAFTNQEFANEVSKALDGYSNNLSIQSNINIMILDSATTGRLAVLYYRNIDKELYLNRLKKWHTTCVWLHRYRKNDEGDFVQFYGAPATKDIAFAAYGTRANEKVVKGLMERLLPCMIDDDMQRLPLDIVRSAFYRASNPVSMEKWEWEKTLSITCALINKQEGYDVGLDTENNNRDYLFGRLLAVADVLERRALSTDETRSTNAIRYMNSFSKHPARTWKTIQESLQPYQARLGTKGLYLSKLIDDIASRIHFDDFNNRPLSGKYLLGFYSQRHELYQKKEKNIITEELTIE; encoded by the coding sequence ATGAGCTGGTTATTAAATCTTTATGAAACCTATGAATCTAATCTAGGTCAGGTTGGATTGATTGAACAAAAGTACAATGGCCAAGATTTTACCTTGTTACCTATCTCGCACACTACTCAAAATGCCCATATTGAAGTAGAGATAACGGAAGAGGGGGAGTTTCATTCCGCATCTGTGATTGATAAAAATGCTGCTAGCACATTAATTCCATGTACAGAAGAATCTTCAAACAGAGCTGGCTCCAAAATTGCTCCTTATCCTCTTCATGATAAATTAAGCTATGTAGCAGGAGATTTTATTTCATATGGCGGGAAAATAAAAAAAGAAGAGCCCTTTACATACTATATTGCTCAACTAAAAGAATGGGCTGATTCTCCATATAGTATAGATAAAGTAAAAAGCATCTATCGTTATTTAGCCAAAAGATGTTTAATTAAAGATTTAGTCGAGAACAAAGTTTTATTTGTAGATGTAAAAAATCAATTAATTGATAAATGGGATAAAAAATATGAGTCCATACATGGGGAGCGCCCGCAGGTCTTTTCTGTTATTAATGGCGGTATAGAAAGCGCCTTTATTCGCTTTAATGTCTATTCTTCCGAAAAAGTACTGACAAAGGTATGGAAAGACCCGGAGATGTATGAATCTTTTATTCGCTTTTACCGAAATATGCTAGGGAATGAGGATCTTTGTTATGTAACTGGGAAAATGCTGCCGAGCACTGACAAGCACGCGAATAAAATTAGAGGATCATTTGACAAGGCCAAATTAATCTCGGCTAATGATACAAGTGGTTTTACTTTTAGAGGGCGTTTTAAGATTGGAAATGAAGTGGCAAGTATCAGCTATGAAGTATCTCAAAAGGCACATAACGCATTAAAATGGTTAATTAACCGGCAAGGAAAAACGATTGATCAACGGATTTTCTTAGTATGGGGAAATGATGAACCAGATATTCCGGGATTAACAGAAGATACTTGGGATCTTTACTCGTTAACTTCCACGACGATTAATAATAGAACAAGAACTGCTTTTACTAACCAAGAATTTGCCAATGAAGTATCTAAGGCTCTGGATGGCTATTCAAATAATTTATCCATTCAATCAAATATTAATATTATGATTCTAGATTCTGCAACTACTGGGAGATTAGCCGTACTCTATTACCGAAATATAGATAAAGAGCTATACCTGAATCGACTTAAGAAATGGCATACAACATGTGTATGGCTTCATCGTTACCGTAAAAATGATGAAGGTGATTTTGTCCAGTTTTATGGTGCACCTGCTACGAAGGATATTGCCTTTGCTGCGTATGGAACTAGAGCAAATGAAAAGGTCGTTAAAGGATTAATGGAGCGGCTCCTTCCTTGTATGATTGATGACGACATGCAAAGACTTCCTCTTGATATTGTTAGGAGTGCCTTCTACCGTGCTTCAAATCCGGTATCTATGGAAAAATGGGAATGGGAAAAAACACTTAGTATTACTTGTGCATTAATTAACAAACAGGAGGGATATGATGTGGGACTAGATACAGAAAATAATAATCGTGATTATTTATTTGGACGGTTATTGGCCGTCGCAGATGTACTGGAAAGACGAGCCTTAAGTACTGATGAAACTCGTTCTACTAATGCCATTCGTTATATGAACTCTTTTTCTAAACATCCAGCAAGAACATGGAAAACAATTCAAGAAAGTCTTCAACCTTACCAAGCACGCTTAGGGACAAAAGGATTATATCTTTCTAAATTGATAGATGATATTGCTTCTAGAATTCACTTTGATGATTTTAATAATAGACCATTATCAGGCAAGTATTTACTAGGTTTTTATAGTCAACGTCATGAGTTATATCAAAAGAAGGAAAAAAATATCATTACAGAAGAATTAACTATAGAGTAG
- a CDS encoding sugar-binding transcriptional regulator, whose translation MDNDKERLSIAAARLYYQSDYSQQEICKSLGVSRPTVSRLLQYAKEQGYVRIEIIDPLENMNDISQQLKELYGLEKVLVAFSPLNEYEEITKHITRTAADYLDETVKEGDIIGVSWGKTMHMLASQLNQKRVQGVEVVQLKGGVSHSQTQTYAAETVNLFAKAYYTVARYLPLPVIFDKKEVKQMVEEDRHIQRIIEMGKQANFAIFTVGTVQNDALLFNLGYFSDQEKAELQQSAVGDICSRFFDKGGKICNKELNDRTVGIELEDLREKEKSILVAGGERKIKSIHAALIGKYANTLIVDQYTARALLEMKRK comes from the coding sequence ATGGATAATGACAAGGAGAGACTGAGTATAGCCGCTGCAAGGCTTTATTATCAATCTGATTATAGTCAGCAGGAAATCTGTAAAAGTCTGGGTGTATCAAGACCAACCGTTTCAAGGCTGTTACAATATGCTAAGGAGCAGGGGTATGTCAGAATAGAAATTATTGATCCATTAGAGAATATGAATGATATTTCTCAGCAATTAAAGGAACTCTATGGATTAGAAAAGGTGCTGGTGGCCTTTTCACCACTCAATGAATATGAAGAAATTACCAAGCATATTACCCGAACAGCTGCGGATTATTTAGATGAAACGGTTAAGGAAGGAGATATTATTGGTGTATCGTGGGGGAAAACGATGCACATGCTAGCTTCACAGCTTAATCAAAAAAGGGTTCAGGGCGTTGAAGTAGTTCAGTTAAAAGGTGGTGTCAGTCACTCACAGACGCAAACCTATGCTGCCGAAACAGTAAATTTATTTGCAAAGGCTTACTATACTGTTGCTCGCTATTTACCTTTACCTGTTATTTTTGACAAGAAAGAAGTTAAACAGATGGTGGAAGAAGATCGTCATATACAGAGAATTATTGAAATGGGAAAACAAGCAAATTTTGCTATATTTACTGTAGGGACAGTACAAAATGATGCACTATTATTTAATTTAGGCTATTTTAGCGATCAGGAGAAGGCTGAGTTGCAGCAGTCTGCTGTGGGGGATATCTGTTCTCGCTTTTTTGATAAGGGAGGTAAGATCTGTAATAAAGAACTTAATGATCGAACAGTAGGGATTGAACTGGAAGATTTAAGGGAAAAGGAAAAGAGTATCCTTGTTGCCGGAGGAGAGAGAAAGATTAAATCAATACATGCGGCGTTAATTGGAAAATATGCTAATACACTAATTGTCGACCAGTATACGGCAAGAGCACTGTTAGAAATGAAGAGAAAATAA
- the cas4 gene encoding CRISPR-associated protein Cas4 translates to MDYDYDEEDFLMLSGIQHFQFCKRQWALIHIEQQWEENVRTMEGQYLHQKADQPFLREKRRDKLIVRAMPVKSSELKITGICDVVEFVKHPNGVEIQAAQGKYIAYPIEYKRGKPKQHDADILQLTAQAMCLEEMLLCQIDIGYLYYHEIKHRVEIPITAEYKDKVRAMTAEMYDYYKRKHTPKVKPGPYCKSCSLQNICVPDLMKKRSVKSYIEGKIQE, encoded by the coding sequence ATGGACTATGATTATGATGAAGAAGATTTTCTTATGTTGTCTGGTATTCAACATTTTCAATTTTGCAAGCGTCAATGGGCTTTGATTCATATTGAACAGCAATGGGAAGAAAATGTGAGAACAATGGAAGGACAGTATCTCCATCAAAAGGCAGATCAGCCTTTTCTTCGGGAAAAACGGAGGGATAAACTTATTGTTCGTGCTATGCCTGTTAAGTCAAGTGAACTTAAAATTACGGGGATTTGTGATGTTGTTGAATTTGTTAAACATCCGAATGGAGTAGAGATACAAGCAGCACAAGGAAAATACATCGCTTATCCTATCGAATACAAGCGTGGAAAGCCTAAACAGCATGATGCAGATATTTTACAGTTGACAGCTCAGGCAATGTGTCTGGAGGAAATGTTGCTGTGTCAGATTGACATCGGTTATCTGTATTATCACGAAATCAAACATAGAGTAGAAATACCTATCACAGCAGAGTACAAAGATAAAGTGCGAGCGATGACAGCTGAAATGTACGATTATTATAAGCGAAAGCACACGCCCAAAGTCAAACCAGGTCCTTATTGTAAAAGTTGTTCCCTTCAAAATATTTGTGTACCTGATCTAATGAAAAAAAGGTCTGTGAAAAGTTATATTGAAGGGAAGATTCAAGAATGA
- the cas5c gene encoding type I-C CRISPR-associated protein Cas5c has translation MRNSIEFEVFGNYALFTDPLTKMGGEKLSYQVPTYQALKGIVESIYWKPTILFIVDEVRIMNPIKMESKGIRPIEYGGGNTLANYTYLKDVRYQVRAHFIFNSYRPDMAFDRNEHKHHNILKRSLKAGGRRDIFLGTRECQGYVEPCVFGEGKGYYDEYDGAIHFGTMIHGINYPDETGKNKMEARLWNPVMKNGIIQFIRPDQCTLIREITDMEPKHFDQTNVESADNLEETWVEGGHQ, from the coding sequence ATGCGAAATTCAATTGAATTTGAAGTGTTTGGAAACTATGCCTTATTTACAGATCCTTTAACAAAGATGGGGGGTGAAAAGCTGTCGTATCAGGTACCAACCTATCAGGCATTGAAAGGAATTGTGGAATCAATTTATTGGAAGCCAACGATTCTATTTATTGTTGATGAGGTTCGTATTATGAATCCAATTAAAATGGAATCGAAGGGAATCCGTCCTATTGAATATGGTGGAGGAAATACACTTGCCAACTATACTTATTTAAAAGATGTAAGGTACCAAGTGCGAGCGCATTTTATCTTTAACTCTTATCGGCCTGATATGGCTTTTGACCGAAATGAACACAAACATCACAATATTTTAAAGCGCTCTCTCAAGGCTGGTGGACGCAGAGACATCTTTCTCGGTACACGAGAATGCCAAGGCTATGTAGAGCCATGTGTTTTCGGGGAAGGGAAAGGTTATTATGACGAGTATGATGGTGCCATTCATTTTGGGACGATGATTCATGGAATCAATTATCCAGATGAGACTGGCAAAAATAAAATGGAAGCAAGACTTTGGAATCCAGTAATGAAGAATGGCATTATTCAATTCATTAGGCCCGACCAATGTACACTCATTCGAGAAATTACAGATATGGAGCCTAAGCACTTTGATCAAACCAATGTTGAGTCAGCAGATAATTTAGAAGAAACATGGGTAGAGGGGGGGCATCAATGA
- a CDS encoding CRISPR-associated helicase/endonuclease Cas3 — protein MNFIAHIRESDNYIQSVKDHLLKVKELAELYGESMGVKHLAGLAGMLHDLGKYTIKFRDYILEAVHNPDTPPKRGSVDHSTAGGKLLFDFFHSNNKHSNLYKALLSEVIGNAIISHHSYIHDFLSPDLQSKYLNRVKDKKLEEFDFSKRLFFEQVISEKEFQEYVTKAAFELESFLAKESPENNEKQLMFLTKFIFSALIDADRTNTRLFEEGKQECSVIHYDKLFKTYYERLMEKVESFKHHSNAHTPINRLRTEMSDLCEQFAVKPSGIYTLSIPTGGGKTLASLRYALKHAQLYQKKHIIYVVPYTTIIEQNAEEVRNILKDDANILEHHSNVIEDVNVNDEDLKGYTNIQRKLKLAKDNWDSPIIFTTMVQFLNAFYANGSRNIRRLHNLTESVIIFDEVQKVPIKCLSLFNQAVNFLKTYGQSSMILCTATQPALDFVKHKLDINPGAEMIHHLDHVIEAFRRVEIIDKATEETFNNEKLASFIEEIMEAKQSVLVILNTKTVVKNLYMKLKENNQGAAVYHLSTAMCAAHRNQILQKIREHLKVGNKIICISTQLIEAGVDVSFECVIRSLAGLDSIAQAAGRCNRHGEKEIQPVYIIDHEEEKLNKLEEIKEGKKVAKKILIDLKHDQRKYGGHILSEQAMEKYFKEYYTGFELSLNYFIPRIKKDMMELLTVAKGNYSYHKAYCSIHKHSVPLFIVNSYRTAAENFHVIENHTSSVFVPYGEGKEIISECNGLSKIEDFSRLLKRAQHYTINLYDYEQRLLEQNNGLVSLLDGKILALREGAYHDEFGFNLENNSPLEFLQW, from the coding sequence ATGAACTTTATAGCTCATATCCGTGAATCTGATAATTATATACAATCTGTTAAAGACCATTTATTAAAGGTTAAAGAATTAGCTGAACTTTATGGTGAATCGATGGGTGTCAAACATCTTGCGGGGCTTGCTGGTATGTTACATGACCTAGGGAAATATACTATTAAATTTAGAGACTACATATTGGAAGCCGTACATAACCCTGATACACCGCCAAAAAGAGGAAGTGTTGATCACTCAACCGCAGGTGGTAAGCTTTTATTTGATTTTTTCCACTCAAACAACAAACACTCTAATCTTTATAAAGCACTGTTATCTGAAGTAATAGGAAACGCTATCATCTCCCACCATTCATATATTCATGATTTTTTAAGTCCTGATTTGCAATCCAAATATTTAAATAGAGTTAAAGATAAAAAACTAGAGGAATTTGATTTCTCAAAAAGGCTATTTTTTGAACAAGTCATAAGCGAAAAAGAATTTCAGGAATACGTGACCAAAGCAGCGTTTGAATTAGAAAGCTTTTTAGCAAAAGAATCTCCAGAAAATAATGAAAAGCAATTAATGTTTTTAACCAAATTTATCTTTAGTGCCTTAATTGATGCCGACCGTACAAATACAAGATTATTTGAAGAAGGGAAGCAAGAATGCTCAGTGATTCACTATGATAAACTATTCAAAACCTATTACGAAAGATTAATGGAAAAAGTAGAATCCTTCAAGCATCACTCTAATGCCCATACGCCCATTAATCGTTTAAGAACAGAAATGTCAGACCTATGTGAACAATTTGCTGTAAAGCCTTCTGGGATATACACATTATCTATTCCAACTGGAGGAGGTAAAACGCTTGCAAGCTTAAGATATGCACTAAAACATGCACAACTCTATCAAAAAAAACATATTATTTATGTCGTCCCGTATACGACGATTATTGAGCAAAATGCTGAAGAGGTTCGAAATATTTTAAAGGATGATGCAAATATTTTAGAACATCATTCAAACGTGATAGAAGACGTGAATGTTAATGATGAAGATTTAAAAGGATACACAAATATACAGAGAAAATTGAAACTAGCTAAAGATAATTGGGACTCTCCGATTATTTTTACAACAATGGTTCAATTCTTAAATGCCTTTTATGCCAATGGGAGTAGGAATATTCGACGGCTTCATAATCTAACTGAATCCGTCATTATATTTGATGAAGTACAAAAGGTTCCGATTAAATGTTTGTCATTATTTAATCAAGCAGTTAACTTTTTAAAAACATATGGTCAATCTAGTATGATATTGTGCACAGCTACACAGCCTGCTTTGGATTTTGTTAAACATAAATTAGACATCAATCCAGGGGCAGAAATGATTCATCACCTAGACCATGTAATTGAGGCTTTTAGACGTGTTGAAATAATAGATAAAGCAACGGAAGAAACCTTTAATAATGAGAAACTTGCCTCATTTATAGAAGAGATAATGGAGGCAAAACAAAGTGTGCTGGTTATCCTTAATACAAAAACAGTTGTAAAAAATTTGTATATGAAATTGAAAGAGAACAATCAAGGAGCAGCTGTTTATCATTTAAGTACAGCGATGTGTGCTGCCCATCGAAACCAGATTCTACAAAAAATAAGGGAGCATTTGAAAGTAGGAAATAAAATAATCTGTATCAGCACCCAATTAATAGAAGCCGGTGTAGATGTTAGTTTTGAGTGTGTGATTCGTTCCTTAGCTGGATTAGATTCCATTGCACAAGCTGCTGGACGCTGCAATCGACATGGTGAAAAGGAAATCCAGCCTGTCTATATTATTGATCACGAGGAAGAGAAGTTAAACAAGTTAGAAGAGATTAAAGAAGGGAAAAAAGTAGCTAAAAAAATACTCATTGATTTAAAACATGATCAAAGGAAATATGGTGGGCATATTCTATCGGAACAAGCAATGGAGAAGTATTTTAAAGAATATTATACAGGATTTGAATTGTCTTTAAATTATTTTATCCCTAGGATTAAGAAGGATATGATGGAACTTTTAACTGTAGCAAAGGGAAATTATAGCTACCATAAAGCATATTGTTCCATCCATAAACATTCTGTTCCCTTATTTATTGTGAACAGCTATAGAACTGCAGCAGAAAATTTTCATGTGATTGAAAACCATACCTCATCGGTTTTCGTTCCGTATGGAGAGGGAAAAGAAATCATTTCAGAATGTAATGGACTCAGCAAAATTGAGGACTTTTCACGTTTACTGAAAAGAGCTCAACATTACACAATTAATCTCTATGACTATGAACAAAGACTACTAGAACAAAATAATGGACTAGTGTCCTTATTGGATGGGAAAATCCTTGCTCTTAGAGAAGGAGCATATCATGATGAGTTTGGATTTAATCTTGAAAATAATAGTCCGTTAGAGTTTTTACAATGGTAA